A stretch of Pseudorhodobacter turbinis DNA encodes these proteins:
- a CDS encoding ribonuclease J has protein sequence MKANRLIYLPLGGAGEIGMNAYVYGYGPEDKERLILVDLGVAFPDMDTTPGVDLIMPDISWLEARKDRLEAIFITHAHEDHIGAVAHFWSRFKCPVYARRFTATIGKLKFDEHGHPKDAITVVEPRPDVVKAGPFDVQFVPVAHSVPESSALIIDTEAGRIVHSGDFKLDEDPLVGEAWQPDVFKAIAQERPVKALMCDSTNVFSLHAGRSEATLRDPLRELISAQRGMVVATTFASNVARLKTLAEAAQAAGRTICLLGRAMRRMVSAAEASGVLTGFPRTVSPEEAQDVPRGDLMLIVTGSQGERRAASAQLSRGKYLGLSMKEGDTFLFSSKTIPGNERGVISIMNAFSEMGVNIVDDSGGLYHVSGHANRPDLETVHRVLDPEMVIPMHGEHRHLREHARIAMAAGRVSDVVTNGMMIDLTGKKPDVVEYIEAGRTYLDGSVMIGARDGVVRDRIRMVLNGHVMVTLLLDESDSLLGDAWVEVKGLAEKGRTGAVLGETLEADLTEYLDGAGKKVLKDDSKLDEAVRRVVRQICMEEIGKKPEVTVVVSRLTEG, from the coding sequence ATGAAAGCGAACCGGCTAATTTACCTCCCCCTCGGCGGCGCGGGTGAGATTGGGATGAACGCATATGTTTATGGCTACGGGCCTGAGGACAAAGAACGCCTGATCCTCGTGGATCTGGGCGTGGCCTTCCCCGATATGGATACAACCCCTGGGGTTGATTTGATCATGCCTGACATTTCGTGGCTTGAGGCGCGCAAGGACCGACTGGAAGCGATTTTCATCACCCACGCGCATGAAGACCACATCGGCGCTGTTGCGCATTTCTGGTCGCGGTTCAAATGCCCCGTCTATGCCCGCCGCTTTACCGCGACGATCGGCAAGCTGAAGTTTGACGAACATGGCCACCCCAAAGACGCGATCACAGTGGTGGAACCGCGTCCCGATGTGGTCAAGGCCGGCCCGTTTGATGTGCAATTTGTGCCTGTTGCCCACTCCGTTCCCGAAAGCTCTGCGCTGATCATTGATACCGAAGCCGGGCGCATCGTCCATTCGGGCGATTTCAAACTTGACGAAGATCCCTTGGTGGGTGAGGCGTGGCAGCCGGATGTGTTCAAGGCCATCGCGCAGGAACGTCCGGTCAAAGCCTTGATGTGTGACAGTACCAATGTGTTCTCACTACACGCAGGCCGTTCCGAAGCGACTTTGCGCGATCCTCTGCGGGAGCTGATCAGCGCCCAACGCGGCATGGTTGTGGCAACGACATTTGCGTCGAACGTGGCGCGCCTGAAAACGCTGGCAGAGGCCGCCCAGGCCGCGGGCCGCACGATTTGCCTTTTGGGCCGTGCGATGCGGCGGATGGTTTCGGCTGCCGAAGCTTCGGGCGTTTTGACTGGCTTTCCGCGCACCGTCAGCCCCGAAGAGGCACAAGATGTTCCGCGTGGCGATCTGATGTTGATCGTGACCGGCAGTCAGGGAGAGCGGCGCGCCGCCTCCGCACAGCTGTCACGCGGGAAATATTTGGGGTTGTCGATGAAGGAAGGCGATACCTTCCTGTTCTCCTCCAAAACCATTCCGGGCAATGAGCGCGGTGTTATTTCCATCATGAACGCCTTTTCCGAGATGGGCGTGAATATCGTCGACGACAGTGGCGGACTTTACCACGTTTCTGGGCATGCCAACCGTCCTGATCTGGAAACTGTGCATCGTGTGCTGGACCCTGAAATGGTGATCCCGATGCATGGCGAGCACCGGCATTTGCGCGAGCATGCACGGATTGCAATGGCGGCCGGGCGTGTTTCGGATGTTGTGACCAACGGCATGATGATCGATCTTACCGGCAAGAAACCGGATGTTGTCGAATATATCGAGGCGGGCCGGACCTATCTCGACGGCTCAGTCATGATTGGCGCGCGTGACGGTGTTGTACGTGACCGCATTCGGATGGTTTTGAACGGCCATGTTATGGTGACGCTCTTGCTTGACGAAAGCGATTCTTTGCTGGGCGATGCCTGGGTAGAGGTTAAGGGTCTGGCTGAAAAGGGCCGCACGGGTGCAGTGTTGGGCGAGACGCTTGAGGCGGATTTGACGGAATACCTCGACGGGGCCGGCAAGAAAGTCTTGAAAGACGATTCCAAGCTGGATGAGGCTGTGCGCCGTGTTGTGCGCCAGATCTGCATGGAAGAAATCGGCAAAAAGCCCGAGGTGACTGTGGTTGTCAGCCGCTTGACCGAAGGCTGA
- a CDS encoding Hint domain-containing protein, which translates to MQNHSLPEQVCQVFQADDLIVTIGVNMGDGLAGLDDACLGDIYELMQDASPKKLMLNRSGNTQTVAEGSSIGAPHSPVTMNARYTMMAPDGDRVELLSLRLGHDGSYWLLPLSPIGTGIDYTLLKMEEPQPAERLLDLLCTSFAAGTLITLGNGAQRPVEELCVGDRVLTRDHGPQELHWLGKVTLRAVGTYAPVVIPAGEMGNAGDLVISQHHRMFLYQRHRSGGLAKSEVLVQAKHLVDGEHIFIREGGYVDYFSLVFGSHEIIYAEGIPAESLLVTEATVSRLPSDLAAEVQARFPGVSQNQHFGVEAGPQVVAALKLDAARRRRGTT; encoded by the coding sequence ATGCAAAACCATTCATTGCCCGAACAGGTTTGTCAGGTTTTTCAAGCAGATGACTTGATTGTCACCATCGGCGTAAACATGGGCGACGGGCTCGCGGGCCTGGATGATGCCTGCCTTGGCGACATCTACGAGTTGATGCAGGATGCCAGCCCGAAAAAACTGATGCTGAACCGAAGCGGCAATACCCAGACGGTGGCCGAGGGCAGCAGTATCGGCGCGCCACATTCCCCCGTCACCATGAATGCGCGCTATACCATGATGGCGCCCGACGGCGACCGGGTGGAGCTTCTTTCGCTCCGGCTGGGGCATGATGGCAGCTATTGGTTGCTGCCTCTGTCCCCGATCGGTACCGGCATCGACTATACCTTGCTCAAGATGGAAGAGCCGCAACCGGCAGAACGGCTTCTGGATCTGCTTTGCACCTCTTTTGCTGCGGGCACTCTGATCACGCTGGGCAATGGCGCGCAGCGCCCGGTTGAGGAGCTGTGCGTGGGCGATCGGGTGTTGACCCGCGATCACGGCCCGCAGGAATTGCACTGGCTGGGGAAGGTAACATTGCGCGCTGTGGGCACCTATGCCCCTGTGGTGATCCCGGCGGGCGAGATGGGAAATGCGGGTGATCTGGTCATCAGCCAACACCACCGTATGTTCCTTTACCAACGTCATCGCAGCGGCGGTCTTGCGAAGTCCGAGGTGCTGGTACAGGCCAAGCATCTGGTCGATGGTGAGCATATCTTTATCCGCGAGGGTGGCTATGTCGATTATTTCAGCCTTGTGTTTGGCAGCCATGAGATCATCTATGCCGAAGGAATTCCCGCCGAAAGCCTGCTGGTGACCGAGGCGACTGTCTCTCGTCTGCCCTCGGATCTTGCTGCCGAAGTGCAAGCGCGTTTTCCCGGGGTAAGCCAGAATCAGCACTTCGGGGTGGAGGCAGGGCCGCAAGTTGTGGCAGCCCTCAAGCTGGATGCGGCCAGACGCAGGCGCGGCACAACGTAA
- a CDS encoding SDR family oxidoreductase: MDLGIKGKTALVCAASKGLGRGCAEALAEAGVNLVINARGAEALTATAEHIRAAYGVTVTTVAADITTEEGRAAVLAKAEGADILVTNAGGPPPGMWSDWSRDDFIKALDSNMLAPIALMQALLPGMIARNWGRVVNITSGSVKAPIPQLGLSNAARTGLTGFVAGTARQVAPHGVTINNLLPGIHDTDRAISLDTGVAEAQGIDMAAARKQREATIPARRYGSPEEFGAACAFLCSDKAGFIVGQNLLLDGGAINATI, encoded by the coding sequence ATGGATCTGGGTATCAAAGGCAAAACAGCGCTGGTTTGTGCGGCGTCCAAGGGCTTGGGGCGCGGATGTGCCGAGGCGTTGGCCGAGGCAGGGGTCAACCTCGTCATCAATGCGCGCGGTGCTGAGGCGCTTACGGCGACCGCCGAACATATCCGTGCGGCCTACGGCGTGACGGTCACCACCGTTGCCGCTGATATCACCACCGAAGAGGGTCGTGCAGCCGTTCTGGCCAAGGCCGAGGGGGCCGATATCTTGGTCACCAACGCTGGTGGTCCGCCCCCCGGCATGTGGTCGGACTGGTCGCGTGATGATTTCATCAAAGCGCTGGATAGCAATATGCTGGCGCCGATTGCCTTGATGCAGGCGCTGCTGCCGGGGATGATCGCGCGCAATTGGGGCAGGGTGGTGAACATCACTTCGGGTTCAGTCAAGGCGCCGATCCCGCAGCTTGGCCTGTCGAATGCGGCCCGCACTGGCCTGACGGGATTTGTTGCGGGTACGGCACGGCAGGTGGCACCGCATGGCGTCACGATCAACAACCTGCTGCCCGGCATCCATGACACAGACCGCGCCATCAGCCTTGATACCGGCGTGGCCGAGGCGCAAGGCATCGATATGGCGGCGGCCCGCAAACAGCGTGAGGCCACGATCCCCGCCCGCCGCTATGGCAGTCCTGAGGAGTTTGGCGCGGCCTGTGCGTTCTTGTGCTCGGACAAGGCGGGCTTTATCGTTGGCCAGAACCTCTTGCTGGATGGTGGGGCCATTAATGCCACGATCTGA
- a CDS encoding biotin--[acetyl-CoA-carboxylase] ligase, with amino-acid sequence MARILLDGVDSTNAYATRLAPVGPTWIMAAEQTVGRGRRGRPWQSPRGNFYATHVLHPAETADKVALRSFGAALALRDACVAVTGLEAGLSLKWPNDVLLNGGKLAGILLESSGNGPQITQLCIGIGVNLIAAPPREAVEEGATPPVSLLAETGMRVAPERFLTALAQAYAHWEAVFTSQGFAPLRSAWLSHAARLGDTITARTGTTSEDGVFESIDETGALILKTARGRRAIPAAEIFF; translated from the coding sequence GTGGCCCGGATCTTGCTTGATGGCGTGGACAGCACCAATGCCTATGCCACACGGCTTGCCCCCGTTGGTCCGACGTGGATCATGGCGGCAGAGCAAACTGTTGGGCGTGGCCGTCGTGGCCGCCCATGGCAAAGCCCCCGCGGGAATTTCTATGCCACACATGTTCTGCATCCGGCTGAAACTGCGGATAAGGTTGCGCTCCGGTCCTTTGGCGCGGCGCTTGCCTTGCGGGATGCCTGTGTCGCGGTGACGGGACTTGAGGCGGGGCTATCGCTGAAATGGCCCAATGATGTTTTGCTCAATGGTGGTAAACTTGCCGGGATTTTGCTTGAAAGCAGTGGTAACGGCCCGCAGATAACACAGCTTTGCATCGGGATTGGCGTCAACCTGATCGCCGCCCCCCCGCGCGAAGCTGTGGAAGAGGGCGCAACCCCGCCGGTTTCCCTGCTGGCTGAAACGGGTATGCGCGTCGCGCCAGAACGGTTCCTGACCGCCCTTGCGCAGGCCTATGCCCATTGGGAAGCGGTTTTCACCAGCCAAGGCTTTGCCCCTTTGCGCAGCGCATGGCTGTCTCATGCCGCGCGCTTGGGCGATACCATCACCGCGCGCACCGGAACCACATCAGAGGATGGCGTTTTCGAGAGCATCGACGAGACCGGAGCGTTGATTTTGAAAACGGCACGGGGTCGCCGCGCCATTCCCGCGGCAGAGATTTTCTTTTGA
- a CDS encoding DEAD/DEAH box helicase, with protein MTKFSDLALDPRVLKAVAEAGYESPTPIQEQAIPHALEGRDVLGIAQTGTGKTASFTLPMITLLGKGRARARMPRSLVLAPTRELAAQVAENFEIYAKYTKLTKALLIGGVAFGEQDKLIDRGVDVLIATPGRLLDHFERGKLLLQGVQIMVVDEADRMLDMGFIPDIERIFSLTPFTRQTFFYSATMAPEIERITNTFLSAAVKIEVARQSSSSDTITQKLIEVVPSRKDRTASEKRDVLRTLIRAEGESCTNAIIFCNRKSDVDIVSKSLKQHGFNASPIHGDLDQSVRTRTLDGFRDGSVHLLVASDVAARGLDVPAVSHVFNFDVPSHPEDYVHRIGRTGRAGREGKAFTLSSPSDAKYLAAIEQLIGKPIPRGELPEGAVKPAVPAAKDAKTEEAEKPARSRTRSRTRTPKVEKVEPVAVEAAPVEPAVQTPAKEAPVKDSAATDAPANTSRRAPRESRRDDKRGDRRNNGGNDRVVGMGDHVPDFILRSFKLEDYSSDDTENTDTSNIEDATTE; from the coding sequence ATGACCAAATTCTCTGATCTCGCGCTGGATCCCCGCGTGTTGAAAGCAGTGGCCGAAGCTGGCTACGAATCCCCAACCCCGATCCAAGAGCAAGCGATTCCACACGCGCTCGAAGGCCGTGATGTTTTGGGCATCGCCCAAACGGGCACCGGCAAAACCGCAAGCTTTACCTTGCCTATGATTACCCTTTTGGGCAAAGGCCGCGCGCGCGCGCGTATGCCACGTTCGCTCGTTCTGGCCCCGACACGGGAGTTGGCGGCGCAAGTTGCTGAAAACTTTGAAATTTACGCTAAATACACCAAGCTGACCAAAGCTCTTTTGATCGGCGGCGTGGCTTTTGGCGAACAAGACAAGCTGATCGACCGCGGCGTTGACGTGCTGATTGCGACCCCCGGCCGCCTGCTCGACCATTTTGAGCGTGGCAAATTGCTGCTGCAAGGCGTGCAAATCATGGTTGTCGATGAGGCTGACCGGATGCTCGATATGGGCTTCATTCCTGATATCGAAAGGATTTTTAGCCTAACGCCCTTCACGCGCCAGACGTTCTTTTACTCTGCCACGATGGCCCCCGAGATCGAGCGGATCACCAACACGTTCCTTTCTGCCGCCGTAAAAATCGAGGTGGCGCGTCAAAGCTCCAGCTCCGATACGATCACGCAGAAGCTGATTGAGGTGGTGCCGAGCCGTAAGGACCGCACGGCCTCGGAGAAGCGCGATGTTTTGCGGACGCTTATCCGTGCCGAAGGTGAAAGCTGTACCAATGCGATCATTTTCTGCAATCGCAAGTCAGATGTGGATATTGTCTCCAAGTCTTTGAAGCAGCATGGTTTTAACGCTTCTCCAATCCACGGCGACCTTGACCAGTCAGTGCGCACCCGCACGCTGGACGGTTTCCGCGATGGGTCTGTGCATTTGCTCGTGGCCTCCGATGTGGCGGCGCGCGGCTTGGATGTGCCTGCTGTCAGCCATGTTTTCAACTTTGACGTGCCCAGCCATCCAGAGGATTATGTGCACCGCATCGGCCGCACCGGTCGTGCCGGGCGCGAAGGCAAGGCCTTCACTTTGTCCTCCCCATCGGATGCGAAATATCTTGCGGCGATTGAACAGTTGATCGGCAAACCTATCCCGCGCGGCGAGTTGCCCGAGGGTGCGGTAAAACCAGCCGTCCCTGCGGCCAAAGACGCCAAAACCGAAGAGGCCGAGAAGCCTGCGCGCAGCCGGACCCGTAGCAGGACCCGCACCCCCAAGGTCGAAAAGGTAGAACCCGTTGCGGTTGAGGCAGCGCCGGTAGAACCCGCTGTACAAACCCCGGCGAAAGAAGCTCCGGTAAAAGACAGTGCAGCAACCGACGCACCGGCGAATACCTCCCGTCGGGCACCGCGCGAATCGCGGCGTGATGACAAACGAGGCGATCGACGCAACAATGGCGGCAATGACCGGGTTGTCGGCATGGGCGATCATGTGCCTGACTTCATTCTGCGCAGCTTCAAGCTTGAGGATTACTCTAGCGACGATACTGAGAACACAGATACATCGAATATTGAGGATGCAACGACCGAATAG
- a CDS encoding peptide chain release factor 3 yields the protein MQQNRPPLPPEIARRRTFAIIAHPDAGKTTLTEKFLLFGGAIQMAGQVRAKGEARRTKSDFIKMEQDRGISVSASAMSFDFREYRFNLVDTPGHSDFSEDTYRTLTAVDAAVMVIDGAKGVESQTRKLFEVCRLRDLPILTFCNKMDREARDTFEIIDEIQENLAIDVSPASWPIGSGRDFLGCYDILNDRLELMDRADRNRVAETISINGLDDPKLEQHIPAEALSRLREELEMARELLPALDRDSLLNGSMTPIWFGSAINSFGVKELMDGIAKFGPEPQPQPTAAREVFPDEDAVTGVVFKVQANMDPKHRDRVAFVRLASGHFTRGMKLNHVRSKKAMTISSPVLFLAADRELAEEAWAGDIIGIPNHGQLRIGDALTEGEALRFTGIPSFAPELLQGVRAGDPLKAKHLEKALLQFAEEGAAKVFKPMIGSGYIVGVVGPLQFDVLASRIEQEYSLPVRFEPSQFSSARWVQGPKAEMDKFMAVNKGHIAQDSDGDTVFLTRLQWDIDRITRDYPELKLTATKEMMA from the coding sequence ATGCAGCAAAATCGCCCCCCCCTTCCGCCTGAAATCGCCCGCCGCCGGACCTTTGCGATCATCGCACACCCGGATGCCGGTAAAACCACCCTGACCGAAAAGTTTCTGCTGTTTGGCGGGGCGATCCAGATGGCGGGTCAGGTCCGCGCCAAAGGTGAGGCGCGGCGCACCAAATCCGACTTCATCAAGATGGAGCAAGACCGTGGGATCTCGGTCTCGGCCTCGGCGATGTCATTTGATTTTCGCGAATACCGGTTCAATTTGGTCGACACCCCCGGCCACTCGGATTTCTCGGAGGATACCTACCGCACGCTGACGGCGGTGGATGCGGCCGTGATGGTGATCGACGGCGCGAAAGGTGTGGAAAGCCAGACCCGCAAGCTGTTCGAGGTTTGCCGTCTGCGCGACCTGCCGATCCTGACGTTTTGTAACAAAATGGACCGCGAGGCCCGTGATACGTTTGAGATCATCGATGAAATTCAGGAAAATCTGGCGATTGATGTGTCGCCCGCCAGCTGGCCCATCGGGTCGGGCCGGGACTTTCTGGGCTGCTATGACATTTTGAACGACCGGCTGGAATTGATGGACCGCGCCGACCGTAATCGGGTGGCCGAAACCATTTCGATCAACGGCCTCGATGATCCCAAACTGGAACAACACATCCCTGCCGAAGCCCTTTCCCGCCTGCGTGAAGAGCTGGAAATGGCACGCGAATTGCTGCCCGCGCTGGACCGCGATTCGCTGCTAAACGGGTCGATGACACCGATCTGGTTCGGCTCTGCGATCAACTCATTCGGGGTCAAGGAATTGATGGACGGGATCGCCAAATTTGGCCCCGAGCCACAGCCCCAACCCACCGCCGCCCGCGAGGTCTTTCCTGACGAGGACGCCGTCACCGGTGTCGTGTTCAAAGTGCAGGCCAATATGGACCCCAAGCACCGCGACCGTGTGGCCTTTGTGCGCCTTGCCTCGGGGCATTTCACCCGCGGCATGAAGCTGAACCATGTGCGCAGCAAAAAGGCGATGACAATCAGCAGCCCCGTGCTGTTCCTCGCCGCCGACCGCGAGTTGGCCGAAGAGGCCTGGGCCGGCGACATCATCGGCATTCCCAACCACGGCCAGTTGCGGATCGGCGATGCGCTTACCGAAGGTGAGGCCCTGCGCTTTACCGGCATCCCGTCCTTTGCGCCGGAACTCTTGCAAGGTGTGCGTGCAGGTGATCCGCTCAAGGCCAAGCATCTGGAAAAGGCGCTTTTGCAATTTGCCGAGGAAGGTGCGGCCAAAGTGTTCAAGCCGATGATCGGTTCGGGCTATATCGTCGGCGTTGTGGGGCCTTTGCAGTTTGACGTGCTCGCCAGCAGGATCGAGCAGGAATACTCACTCCCCGTCCGGTTTGAACCGTCGCAATTCAGCTCTGCGCGCTGGGTGCAGGGGCCGAAGGCCGAGATGGACAAATTCATGGCCGTCAACAAGGGCCATATCGCGCAAGACAGCGATGGCGACACGGTGTTCCTGACGCGCTTGCAATGGGATATTGACCGGATCACCCGCGATTACCCCGAACTGAAGCTGACGGCGACAAAGGAAATGATGGCATAA
- a CDS encoding glycosyltransferase family 2 protein: MRAFLVTTAKNEAPYFLEWVAHHLELGFTDIVIFQNDSDDLTHETLFALRKIGAIRYFYNRAENRQIKTQAYTRADSFPEFKDCDWAMALDMNEFLVVKTGNGTLTDLIAAVPESDCLHLNRRDFGNSGFELLTDELVTDRFCMADHPLGPTENASPYKCLFRPSLFQRPGIHHPEKPVIAPEAIRYTNGSGLRPDHYRVKSILSTDICGCEFAQINHYITRDLTSFLLKSTENSDMKADRRTVLRHWKKRNKNFEIDGSMAPWQARTIARMNALDEASDGQLMELRQTAIYTHLSRYYTMLQKPAMRDFRDRCKAHPNAVNPHTDHAISSPPDLTGLAEMYLK; the protein is encoded by the coding sequence ATGAGAGCGTTTCTGGTAACCACCGCCAAGAATGAGGCCCCCTATTTTCTGGAGTGGGTCGCCCATCATCTGGAACTTGGTTTCACCGATATCGTTATTTTTCAAAACGATAGCGATGACCTGACACATGAAACCCTCTTTGCCTTGCGCAAGATCGGCGCCATTCGATATTTCTATAACCGCGCCGAAAATCGCCAGATCAAAACGCAGGCCTATACGCGTGCAGACAGCTTTCCCGAATTCAAGGACTGCGATTGGGCGATGGCGCTGGATATGAACGAGTTTCTGGTTGTCAAAACCGGCAATGGCACCCTGACCGATCTGATTGCGGCTGTGCCGGAAAGTGATTGCCTGCACCTCAACCGCCGTGATTTTGGCAACTCCGGTTTTGAGCTGCTGACGGATGAGCTGGTGACGGACCGTTTTTGCATGGCCGACCACCCGCTTGGCCCAACCGAAAACGCCAGTCCCTATAAATGCCTGTTCCGGCCGTCGTTATTTCAACGTCCCGGCATCCACCACCCCGAGAAGCCCGTGATTGCACCCGAGGCCATTCGCTATACCAACGGCAGCGGGTTGCGCCCCGATCATTACCGAGTCAAAAGCATCCTCTCCACCGATATTTGCGGCTGTGAATTTGCGCAAATCAACCACTATATCACGCGCGACTTGACCAGTTTTTTGCTGAAGTCCACGGAAAACTCTGACATGAAGGCTGACCGTAGAACGGTGCTGCGTCACTGGAAAAAGCGTAACAAAAACTTTGAAATCGACGGTAGCATGGCGCCATGGCAAGCACGCACTATCGCCCGGATGAACGCATTGGACGAGGCCTCAGACGGGCAGTTGATGGAGTTGCGTCAAACCGCGATCTACACCCATCTTTCGCGCTATTATACGATGCTCCAAAAGCCCGCGATGCGTGATTTCCGTGACAGATGCAAGGCACATCCCAATGCCGTAAACCCGCATACGGACCATGCCATATCATCGCCGCCGGATCTGACCGGTCTGGCAGAGATGTATCTGAAGTAA
- a CDS encoding histidine phosphatase family protein — protein sequence MRILYLSHPEVKIDPQTPVLEWELSDQGRRRLRAAVKRGWPGRGWRLIASPEVKAQQTAEILSHAFGLPLHTHPEMGEVDRSATGYLPQDQHEALAKELFAQPETGPEGWESANAASARVLECFHQVMAEVSDDIIFVGHGAVGSFLWCALTNRPITPAADQTRGGSFWAGRYDGSGFSAVHSWQALETAAAK from the coding sequence ATGCGCATTTTGTATTTGTCACATCCAGAGGTGAAGATTGACCCGCAAACCCCTGTTCTAGAATGGGAATTGTCGGATCAAGGGCGTCGCCGTCTGCGCGCGGCGGTCAAGCGGGGCTGGCCGGGGCGCGGTTGGCGGCTTATCGCCTCTCCCGAGGTCAAGGCCCAGCAAACCGCCGAGATCCTGTCGCATGCTTTTGGCCTGCCGCTGCACACCCACCCCGAAATGGGCGAGGTGGACCGGAGCGCCACCGGCTATTTGCCGCAAGACCAGCATGAAGCGCTTGCCAAGGAGCTTTTTGCGCAGCCCGAGACAGGCCCCGAAGGTTGGGAATCCGCCAATGCGGCCTCAGCCAGAGTTTTGGAGTGTTTTCATCAGGTTATGGCAGAAGTATCTGACGATATTATCTTTGTTGGCCATGGGGCTGTTGGCAGTTTTCTGTGGTGTGCGCTGACCAATCGCCCGATTACGCCTGCAGCGGATCAAACTCGGGGCGGCAGCTTTTGGGCTGGTCGCTATGACGGATCCGGCTTCTCGGCGGTGCATAGCTGGCAAGCCTTGGAGACGGCTGCGGCAAAGTGA
- a CDS encoding type III pantothenate kinase yields MLMAVDCGNTNTVFSIWNGAEFIATWRCSTDHKRTADEYYVWLTTLMTLHKMDVHISEVIISSTVPRVVFNLRVLTDRYFSCRPLVVGKPDCALPVAPRVDMGTTVGSDRLVNTVSGFDRHGGDLILVDFGTATTFDVVDQDGAYIGGVIAPGVNLSLAALSSATAALPHVDVTHPAQTIGKNTVACMQSGVYWGYIGLVEGICRQIRAEHIRPMKVIATGGLAPLFQQGTEIFDAIEDDLTMHGLVLINELNKDRDTA; encoded by the coding sequence ATGCTGATGGCAGTCGATTGCGGTAATACCAACACCGTGTTTTCCATTTGGAACGGGGCAGAGTTCATTGCAACCTGGCGCTGTTCCACCGACCACAAGCGGACGGCGGATGAATACTACGTCTGGTTGACCACTTTGATGACGCTCCACAAGATGGATGTGCATATCTCTGAGGTAATTATCTCCTCTACCGTTCCGCGTGTGGTTTTCAACCTAAGGGTTCTGACGGATCGTTATTTTAGCTGTCGCCCCCTGGTTGTGGGAAAGCCGGACTGCGCGTTGCCAGTTGCACCGCGCGTTGATATGGGCACCACCGTCGGGTCGGACCGCTTGGTGAATACTGTTTCGGGGTTTGACCGTCATGGTGGTGATCTGATCTTGGTTGATTTCGGCACGGCCACCACCTTTGATGTCGTGGATCAGGACGGTGCCTATATTGGCGGTGTCATTGCGCCCGGTGTTAATCTTAGCCTAGCGGCGTTGTCCTCGGCGACGGCTGCCTTGCCACATGTGGATGTTACGCATCCCGCCCAGACAATCGGAAAGAATACGGTGGCTTGTATGCAATCGGGCGTGTATTGGGGCTATATCGGTTTGGTCGAGGGCATTTGCCGCCAGATCAGGGCGGAACATATTCGCCCGATGAAAGTGATAGCCACCGGGGGGCTTGCCCCGTTGTTCCAACAGGGAACAGAAATTTTTGACGCAATCGAGGACGATTTGACCATGCATGGTCTTGTCCTCATAAATGAACTGAATAAGGATCGAGATACCGCATGA